One genomic window of Campylobacter fetus subsp. fetus includes the following:
- the rplV gene encoding 50S ribosomal protein L22: protein MSRAIIKFIRLSPTKARLIADEVQGMNAELALASLSFMPNRGAKYIASAISSAVANGGFEPEEVVVKSCRVDAGPVLKRFRPRARGSASRIRKPTSHILVEVSKPESKEA from the coding sequence ATGAGTAGAGCTATTATTAAATTCATAAGACTATCTCCAACAAAAGCTAGACTTATAGCAGATGAAGTACAAGGAATGAACGCAGAGCTTGCACTTGCAAGTTTGAGTTTTATGCCTAATCGCGGCGCAAAATATATCGCGAGTGCTATCAGCTCAGCTGTAGCTAATGGCGGATTTGAGCCAGAAGAGGTAGTTGTAAAAAGTTGTAGAGTAGATGCTGGTCCGGTTCTTAAAAGATTTAGACCACGTGCAAGAGGAAGCGCTAGTAGAATTAGAAAACCAACTAGCCATATTCTTGTAGAAGTATCTAAACCTGAAAGTAAGGAAGCATAA
- the rpsC gene encoding 30S ribosomal protein S3: protein MGQKVNPIGLRLGINRNWESRWFPSKATLPENIGEDYKIRKFLKTKLYYAGVSQILVERTAKKLRVTVVAARPGIIIGKKGGEIENLRSEVTKLVNKDIAINIKEERKAGSSAQLAAENVAMQLERRVAFRRAMKKVIQGAQKAGAKGIKVSVAGRLGGAEMARTEWYLEGRVPLHTLRARIDYGFAEAHTTYGNIGVKVWIFKGEVLQKGIQADKNEDTSPKKPRRARRGK from the coding sequence ATGGGACAAAAAGTTAATCCAATAGGCCTTAGACTAGGTATCAATAGAAACTGGGAGTCTAGATGGTTTCCATCAAAAGCGACTTTACCAGAAAATATAGGCGAAGACTATAAAATAAGAAAATTCCTAAAAACTAAGTTATATTATGCTGGTGTTAGTCAAATTCTTGTTGAAAGAACAGCTAAAAAACTTCGCGTTACCGTAGTTGCGGCTCGTCCAGGAATCATAATAGGTAAAAAGGGCGGAGAGATTGAAAATTTGAGATCTGAGGTTACAAAACTTGTAAATAAAGATATCGCTATCAATATCAAAGAAGAGAGAAAAGCAGGAAGTTCAGCTCAATTGGCAGCAGAAAACGTAGCTATGCAGCTTGAGCGTCGTGTTGCTTTCCGTCGCGCTATGAAAAAAGTTATCCAAGGTGCCCAAAAAGCTGGTGCCAAAGGTATCAAAGTTTCAGTTGCTGGTCGTTTAGGCGGAGCTGAAATGGCTAGAACAGAGTGGTATTTGGAGGGTCGTGTGCCGCTTCATACGCTAAGAGCTAGAATAGATTACGGCTTTGCAGAAGCCCATACTACTTATGGTAACATAGGTGTTAAAGTTTGGATCTTTAAAGGCGAAGTACTTCAAAAAGGTATTCAAGCCGATAAAAATGAAGATACATCACCAAAAAAACCAAGACGTGCTAGAAGGGGTAAATAG
- the rplR gene encoding 50S ribosomal protein L18, which translates to MVANVLKRKISLRIKRKRRIRAKISGTPSCPRISIFKSNRTIYVQAIEDINATTLCASDGRKLGIKANKSGAAVLAKDIAGKLSAKGINEAVFDRNGYLYHGVVAAFAEALRENGIKL; encoded by the coding sequence ATGGTAGCAAATGTATTAAAAAGAAAAATATCTCTAAGAATTAAGAGAAAAAGAAGAATCAGAGCTAAAATTAGCGGTACACCGTCTTGCCCGAGAATCTCAATCTTCAAATCAAATAGAACTATATATGTTCAAGCGATCGAAGATATTAATGCAACAACTCTTTGTGCAAGTGATGGTAGGAAGCTTGGTATAAAGGCAAACAAATCTGGAGCAGCAGTTTTGGCTAAAGATATCGCAGGTAAGCTAAGTGCAAAAGGTATAAACGAAGCAGTATTTGATAGAAACGGCTATCTATATCATGGCGTTGTTGCGGCTTTTGCTGAAGCTTTAAGAGAAAATGGCATTAAGCTATAA
- the rplX gene encoding 50S ribosomal protein L24: protein MAVKYKIKKGDEVKVIAGDDKGKVAKVIAVLPKKGQVIVEGVKVAKKAVKPTEKNPNGGFISKEMPIDISNVAKVEG, encoded by the coding sequence ATGGCAGTTAAATATAAAATTAAAAAAGGCGATGAAGTAAAAGTAATCGCAGGTGATGATAAAGGTAAAGTTGCAAAAGTTATTGCGGTTTTGCCAAAAAAAGGTCAGGTAATAGTTGAGGGTGTTAAGGTTGCTAAAAAGGCGGTTAAACCGACCGAGAAAAATCCAAATGGTGGATTTATTAGCAAAGAGATGCCTATTGACATTTCAAATGTTGCAAAAGTTGAGGGATAA
- the rpmC gene encoding 50S ribosomal protein L29, translating to MKYIDISAKSMSELNALLKEKKVLLFTLRQKLKTMQLTNPNEIGETKKDIARINTAISAAK from the coding sequence ATGAAGTATATTGATATAAGTGCAAAAAGTATGAGCGAACTTAACGCTTTATTAAAAGAGAAAAAGGTGCTTTTATTTACACTTAGACAAAAGCTAAAAACTATGCAGCTAACTAACCCAAACGAGATCGGCGAGACTAAAAAAGATATCGCTAGAATTAACACTGCAATTAGTGCTGCGAAATAA
- a CDS encoding type Z 30S ribosomal protein S14 — MAKKSMIAKAARKPKFSARGYTRCQICGRPHSVYKDFGICRVCLRKMANEGLIPGLKKASW; from the coding sequence ATGGCAAAAAAATCAATGATAGCAAAAGCAGCACGCAAACCTAAATTTAGCGCGCGCGGATATACTAGATGTCAAATTTGTGGTCGTCCACACTCTGTTTATAAAGATTTTGGAATTTGCCGTGTGTGCCTAAGAAAAATGGCTAACGAAGGACTAATACCTGGTCTTAAAAAAGCAAGTTGGTAA
- the rplF gene encoding 50S ribosomal protein L6, translating into MSRIGKQPISIPNGLDVSLKGSVLVFKKGNNTKELDTKGNVNIEVKDGNIIFTSKGDDRQSRAYWGTYRALANNVVVGLTTGFTKQLEINGVGYKAAAKGKVLELALGFSHPINYELPEGIEISVEKNIITIKGSDKQVVGQVAAEVRGFRPPEPYKGKGVKYVEERIIRKAGKTSKK; encoded by the coding sequence ATGTCAAGAATTGGAAAACAACCGATATCTATCCCAAATGGTTTAGATGTTAGTTTAAAAGGTAGTGTTTTGGTTTTTAAAAAAGGCAACAACACTAAAGAGCTAGATACTAAAGGTAATGTTAATATCGAAGTTAAAGACGGAAATATCATATTTACAAGTAAAGGCGATGATAGACAAAGCAGGGCTTATTGGGGAACTTATAGAGCTTTAGCGAACAACGTTGTTGTTGGTCTAACTACTGGATTTACAAAACAACTTGAGATAAACGGTGTCGGTTATAAAGCAGCTGCAAAAGGTAAAGTTTTAGAGCTTGCGCTCGGTTTTTCTCACCCTATAAATTATGAACTTCCAGAAGGCATAGAGATAAGCGTGGAAAAAAATATTATCACTATCAAAGGAAGCGATAAACAAGTTGTTGGTCAAGTAGCAGCAGAAGTTAGAGGATTTAGACCGCCAGAACCATATAAAGGTAAAGGTGTTAAATACGTCGAAGAGCGCATAATCCGCAAAGCCGGCAAAACATCTAAGAAATAA
- the rplP gene encoding 50S ribosomal protein L16, translating to MLLPKRTKYRKMMKGRNRGYATRGVDLALGEFGLKAVEAGRVNSRQIESARQAYTRHVKRQAKTWIRVFPDKPITKKPLETRMGKGKGGVEEWVMNIKPGRIIFEMSGVSEELAREALTLAMHKLPFKTKFVTKESENEVY from the coding sequence ATGTTATTACCAAAAAGAACTAAATATCGCAAAATGATGAAAGGTCGTAACCGCGGCTATGCAACAAGAGGAGTAGATCTTGCTTTGGGTGAGTTTGGACTAAAGGCTGTTGAAGCCGGTAGAGTAAATTCACGTCAGATAGAATCGGCTCGTCAAGCATATACTCGTCATGTGAAAAGACAAGCTAAAACTTGGATCAGAGTTTTTCCAGATAAACCTATTACTAAAAAACCTCTTGAAACTCGTATGGGTAAAGGTAAAGGCGGTGTTGAAGAGTGGGTTATGAATATAAAACCTGGTAGAATTATATTTGAAATGTCTGGAGTTAGTGAAGAGCTTGCTCGTGAGGCTTTAACTCTTGCAATGCACAAGCTACCATTTAAGACTAAGTTTGTAACTAAAGAGAGCGAAAATGAAGTATATTGA
- the rplO gene encoding 50S ribosomal protein L15, giving the protein MGLENLQKANGSTRNTKRIGRGQGSGWGKTATKGGKGQTARKGYNEKRGFEGGQQPLQRRLPKVGFASKFVKPYAINVDKNEGIKTLSEITLDSLKTVHKFSNSIKKVKLIGAGAKDLASKIKDENITVTGNN; this is encoded by the coding sequence ATGGGACTAGAAAATTTACAAAAAGCTAATGGCTCAACTCGCAATACTAAAAGAATCGGTCGTGGTCAAGGTAGCGGTTGGGGTAAAACCGCTACAAAGGGCGGTAAAGGTCAAACCGCTAGAAAAGGTTATAATGAAAAAAGAGGTTTTGAAGGCGGACAACAACCGCTTCAAAGAAGACTTCCAAAAGTCGGCTTTGCTTCTAAATTTGTAAAACCTTATGCCATAAACGTAGATAAAAATGAAGGTATTAAAACTTTAAGCGAAATTACGCTTGATAGCCTTAAAACAGTTCATAAATTTTCAAATAGCATCAAAAAAGTTAAGCTTATTGGTGCGGGTGCTAAAGATTTAGCAAGCAAAATAAAAGACGAGAACATAACCGTTACTGGAAATAACTAA
- the rplB gene encoding 50S ribosomal protein L2 has protein sequence MAIKSFKPYTPSRRFMTGLSSEDITAKPSVRSLLVKIPATAGRNHNGRITSRHKEAGAKKLYRIIDFKRKKFGIPGKVETIEYDPNRNCRIALISYSDGEKRYIIRPSGLNVGDVISSAESGLDIKPGNAMKLKSIPVGTIVHNIELKPGKGAQMARSSGGYAQLMGKEEKYVILRLPSGEMRQVLAECMATVGVVGNEDWANVTIGKAGRNRYRGIRPQTRGSAMNPVDHPHGGGEGKKNSGRHPVTPWGKPTKGAKTRRKKASDRLIISRRKGK, from the coding sequence ATGGCTATAAAAAGTTTTAAACCATATACTCCAAGCAGAAGATTTATGACAGGTTTGTCAAGTGAAGATATAACTGCTAAACCAAGCGTTAGAAGCTTACTTGTAAAAATTCCGGCTACCGCAGGTAGAAATCACAATGGTAGAATCACAAGTCGTCATAAAGAAGCAGGCGCAAAAAAACTTTACCGTATAATTGATTTTAAAAGAAAGAAATTTGGTATTCCTGGAAAAGTTGAAACTATCGAGTATGATCCAAATAGAAATTGCCGTATAGCTCTTATATCTTATAGCGACGGCGAAAAAAGATATATTATTCGCCCTAGCGGTTTAAATGTAGGTGATGTTATAAGCTCAGCTGAAAGCGGACTTGATATAAAACCAGGTAATGCTATGAAGTTAAAAAGTATCCCTGTTGGTACAATAGTTCATAACATAGAGCTTAAGCCGGGCAAAGGCGCTCAAATGGCTAGAAGCTCAGGTGGTTATGCTCAACTTATGGGTAAAGAAGAAAAATATGTTATTTTAAGACTCCCAAGCGGTGAGATGAGACAAGTTTTAGCTGAGTGTATGGCTACAGTCGGCGTTGTTGGAAATGAAGATTGGGCAAACGTAACTATCGGTAAAGCAGGTCGTAATCGTTATAGAGGAATTCGCCCTCAAACTAGAGGTTCTGCGATGAACCCGGTAGATCACCCACACGGCGGTGGTGAAGGTAAGAAAAATTCAGGTCGCCATCCTGTTACTCCATGGGGCAAACCAACTAAGGGTGCTAAAACTCGCCGCAAAAAAGCTAGTGATAGACTTATAATATCAAGAAGGAAAGGTAAATAA
- the rpsE gene encoding 30S ribosomal protein S5, with protein MEKYNREEFEEVIVDIGRVTKVVKGGRRFRFTALVVVGDKKGRVGFGFGKAKEVPDAMKKAVDDAFKNIVEVKLKGSTIPHDIEVKFNASRILLKPASEGTGVIAGGGARPVVELAGIKNILTKSLGSNNSANVVRATIKALSMLKG; from the coding sequence ATGGAAAAGTATAATAGAGAAGAATTTGAAGAAGTAATCGTCGACATCGGTCGCGTTACAAAAGTTGTTAAGGGCGGTAGAAGATTTAGATTTACGGCTCTTGTGGTAGTAGGCGATAAAAAAGGTCGTGTAGGTTTTGGTTTTGGAAAAGCTAAAGAAGTTCCAGACGCTATGAAAAAAGCGGTTGATGACGCTTTTAAAAACATAGTTGAAGTAAAACTAAAAGGCAGTACGATTCCTCATGATATTGAAGTTAAATTTAACGCAAGTAGAATCTTGCTAAAACCGGCTAGTGAAGGTACCGGAGTTATCGCCGGTGGTGGCGCACGTCCTGTTGTAGAGCTTGCAGGTATAAAAAATATACTTACAAAATCACTTGGTTCAAACAACTCTGCAAATGTTGTTCGCGCTACAATTAAAGCGCTTAGTATGCTAAAAGGTTAA
- the rpsH gene encoding 30S ribosomal protein S8, protein MINDLISDGLTRIRNASMRRLDTTKLLHSNVVEATLKILANKSYIESYNVVEEGNKKFINVVLKYDERGRSVINELKRVSKPGRRVYQGRDEIKRFKNGYGTIIVSTSKGVLSNDEAHKAGVGGEVLCTVW, encoded by the coding sequence ATGATAAATGACTTAATTTCAGATGGACTAACACGCATTAGAAACGCTAGCATGAGAAGACTCGATACAACAAAACTTCTTCATTCAAATGTTGTTGAAGCAACTTTGAAAATTTTAGCCAATAAAAGCTATATAGAGAGTTATAACGTTGTTGAAGAGGGAAATAAAAAGTTTATTAACGTAGTTTTAAAATATGACGAGCGTGGAAGAAGTGTTATAAATGAATTAAAAAGAGTTTCAAAACCAGGTCGTAGAGTTTATCAAGGTAGAGATGAGATCAAAAGATTTAAAAACGGTTACGGAACTATCATAGTAAGCACAAGCAAAGGTGTTCTAAGCAACGACGAAGCCCACAAAGCAGGTGTCGGCGGCGAAGTACTTTGCACAGTTTGGTAA
- the rplE gene encoding 50S ribosomal protein L5, with translation MRLKAKYNESIKPALTKEFDIKNPMLIPAIEKIVISVGAGEGAKDQKLLQNMADTISLIAGQKAVVTNAKKSVAGFKVREGYPVGIKVTLRKEQMYTFLDKLVSVALPRVKDFRGLPRDGFDGRGNYNFGLNEQLMFPEVVYDQILRTHGMNITIVTTAGDDKQAFKLLELFGIPFAKGK, from the coding sequence ATGAGACTAAAAGCAAAATATAATGAGAGCATTAAACCGGCTCTAACAAAAGAGTTTGATATAAAAAACCCTATGCTTATCCCAGCAATTGAGAAAATTGTTATCAGCGTTGGAGCAGGCGAGGGCGCAAAAGATCAAAAATTACTTCAAAATATGGCTGATACGATATCTTTGATAGCTGGTCAAAAAGCAGTTGTAACAAACGCTAAAAAATCAGTAGCTGGATTTAAGGTTCGCGAGGGCTATCCTGTAGGTATCAAAGTCACTCTAAGAAAAGAGCAAATGTATACATTTTTAGATAAACTTGTAAGCGTTGCTTTACCAAGAGTTAAAGACTTCCGTGGTCTTCCAAGAGATGGATTTGATGGTCGTGGAAACTACAATTTTGGTTTAAATGAACAATTAATGTTCCCAGAAGTAGTATATGATCAAATTTTAAGAACACATGGTATGAATATAACTATAGTTACAACAGCGGGTGATGACAAACAAGCATTCAAATTACTTGAATTGTTCGGCATTCCATTTGCAAAAGGAAAGTAA
- the rplN gene encoding 50S ribosomal protein L14: MIQSFTRLAVADNSGAKELMCIKVLGGSKRRYASLGDIIVCSVKKALPNGKIKKGQVVKAVVVRTKKEVQRANGSLIRFDENAAVILDNKKEPVGTRIFGPVGREVRYANFMKIVSLAPEVL, translated from the coding sequence ATGATACAAAGTTTTACAAGACTAGCAGTAGCTGATAACAGTGGCGCAAAAGAGCTTATGTGTATAAAAGTTTTAGGCGGTAGCAAAAGAAGATATGCAAGCCTCGGCGATATCATCGTTTGCTCAGTAAAAAAAGCTCTACCAAACGGTAAAATAAAAAAAGGTCAAGTAGTTAAAGCAGTAGTAGTTAGAACGAAAAAAGAGGTCCAAAGAGCAAATGGATCACTTATTAGATTTGACGAAAATGCAGCCGTTATACTTGATAATAAAAAAGAGCCAGTAGGCACTCGTATATTTGGCCCGGTTGGTAGAGAAGTAAGATATGCAAACTTTATGAAGATTGTATCTCTTGCACCGGAGGTTCTATAA
- the rpsQ gene encoding 30S ribosomal protein S17 yields the protein MKRQIQGVVVAKAGDKTATILVERRVMHPRYHKFVKRFKKYLVHDEKNELKAGDTISAVECRPLSARKSFRLQAVLKTGVE from the coding sequence ATGAAAAGACAAATTCAAGGCGTTGTCGTTGCAAAGGCTGGTGATAAGACGGCGACTATTCTTGTTGAAAGAAGAGTTATGCACCCAAGATATCACAAATTTGTAAAACGCTTTAAAAAATACCTAGTTCATGATGAAAAAAATGAACTAAAAGCAGGAGATACTATATCTGCTGTTGAGTGCAGACCACTAAGTGCTAGAAAAAGCTTCCGCTTACAAGCGGTTTTGAAAACAGGAGTTGAATAA
- the rpsS gene encoding 30S ribosomal protein S19, translated as MARSLKKGPFVDDHVMKKVLAAKAANDNKPIKTWSRRSMIIPEMIGLTFNVHNGKGFIPVYVTENHIGYKLGEFAPTRTFKGHKGSVQKKIGK; from the coding sequence ATGGCTAGATCGCTAAAAAAAGGTCCATTTGTCGATGATCATGTTATGAAAAAAGTTCTAGCTGCAAAAGCTGCTAATGATAATAAGCCGATAAAAACTTGGTCAAGAAGAAGCATGATAATACCTGAAATGATAGGTTTAACATTTAACGTTCATAACGGTAAGGGTTTTATTCCGGTTTATGTAACAGAAAATCACATAGGTTATAAACTCGGTGAGTTCGCACCAACACGCACATTTAAGGGTCATAAAGGCTCTGTGCAAAAGAAAATAGGTAAGTAA